A portion of the Bubalus kerabau isolate K-KA32 ecotype Philippines breed swamp buffalo chromosome 1, PCC_UOA_SB_1v2, whole genome shotgun sequence genome contains these proteins:
- the LOC129641967 gene encoding olfactory receptor 7A17-like — protein MDPQNDTRISEFFLLGFSDAPELQPLIFGLFLSMYLISVFGNLLIILAVNSDSHLHTPMYFFLSNLSFVDICFTSTTIPKMLWNIQTQSKVITYEGCITQMYFFVLFAVLDDLLLTVMAYDRFVAICHPLHYTVIMNPWLCGVLVLVSWIMGVLNSLLQSLTVLDLTFCEDLEIPQFFCELNQVIQLACSDTFLNNTMIYFTSLLLAIGPLAGILYSYYKIISLIYRIASAQEKYKAFSTCASHLLVVSLFYCTSLGVYLGSAGTHSSHSSATASVMYTVVTPMLNPFIYSLRNKDIKRALKAFMGQQL, from the coding sequence ATGGACCCACAGAATGATACAcgaatttcagaattttttcttctGGGATTCTCAGATGCACCAGAACTTCAGCCCCTCATATTTGGGCTTTTCCTATCCATGTACCTGATCTCTGTATTTGGGAACCTGCTCATCATCCTGGCTGTCAACTCAGACTCCCACcttcacacccccatgtacttcttcctctccaacctgtcCTTTGTAGACATCTGTTTCACCTCTACCACCATCCCAAAGATGCTGTGGAACATCCAGACACAGAGCAAAGTTATAACTTATGAAGGTTGCATCACACAGATGTATTTTTTTGTACTCTTTGCCGTGTTGGATGACTTACTCCTGACTGTGATGGCCTATGATCGCTTTGTGGCCATCTGTCACCCCCTGCACTACACGGTCATCATGAATCCCTGGCTCTGTGGAGTGCTGGTGCTGGTATCCTGGATCATGGGTGTCCTGAACTCTTTGCTACAAAGTTTAACAGTTTTGGATCTGACCTTCTGTGAAGACTTAGAAATTCCccaatttttctgtgaactcaATCAGGTCATCCAACTTGCATGTTCTGACACCTTTCTTAACAACACGATGATATATTTTACATCACTGCTTCTGGCCATTGGTCCCCTGGCTGGAATCCTTTACTCTTACTATAAGATAATTTCCTTGATATATAGAATAGCATCAGCTCAGGAGAAGTATAAAGCATTTTCTACCTGTGCATCTCACCTCTTGgttgtttccttattttattgTACGAGCCTAGGAGTGTACCTTGGCTCTGCTGGTACCCACAGCTCCCACTCAAGTGCAACAGCCTCAGTGATGTACACTGTGGTCACACCCATGCTGAACCCTTTCATCTACAGTCTGCGGAATAAAGACATAAAGAGAGCTCTGAAAGCATTTATGGGACAGCAGCTCTAA